CCCTTCATTGCCCTGGAGCCCTTTTACCGGGATCCGTATCTTGCCGTCATAAATGCCGCCTGTCCAGTCCGGCACCTGAGTGATATCGGAAAAATTCTTTTTCGTATAAAGTATGACTGTTATCTGGTCTGAGGGGAAGTAGTTCATCTCCCTGCCTATCGACCTGTATGCATCCTCCAGTATGCCTAAAATCTCCCTGCTCAGCCTGCCGTGTTCGTAACCGTTGAAGAGGACCTTGAAGTGCAGGGTCTCCTCTTTTACGTAATCCTCCTGCCTCTCCATCTCCTTCTTCACCCTGTCATAGAGTCTCCTCAGCGCAGGGTCTTCCTTCAGGGAGAGAGCGGTCTCTGCATTTGAAAGGCTTCTGTCGAGGTTGTCCTGCCTGTAGTAGGCAAAGGCGAGGAATTTTCTTGCAAGAAAATCATTGCCGTCCTTCTCTGCTGCCTCTTCAAGAAAGTTTATCGCATTGTCGTAATCCCCGAGTTTGTAATATGAAAGCCCGATGGTCAGAAGCGCCTTGCCGTCTCTGTCTGAAAGCCCTTTGAGGAGTTCAATGGCGCCCTCGTAATCACCGGAATTAAAACTCTTTACAGCCTGCCGTACAATCTCCCTGTTCCCGTCTTCCCCTGAAGGGGTCAACTCATTTTGGGG
This portion of the Nitrospirota bacterium genome encodes:
- a CDS encoding tetratricopeptide repeat protein, encoding MSLKQENALQPVTAGVQEGKTPETPEEPAPVPLPQNELTPSGEDGNREIVRQAVKSFNSGDYEGAIELLKGLSDRDGKALLTIGLSYYKLGDYDNAINFLEEAAEKDGNDFLARKFLAFAYYRQDNLDRSLSNAETALSLKEDPALRRLYDRVKKEMERQEDYVKEETLHFKVLFNGYEHGRLSREILGILEDAYRSIGREMNYFPSDQITVILYTKKNFSDITQVPDWTGGIYDGKIRIPVKGLQGNEGALRRVLFHEYTHAMIHSITRECPQWINEGLADYFSGGYAETVGQVIPLKSLEGSFLGFDRKIVGIAYRESYSAVSFLVERYGLYRMKEFLVSLAEGKDLDQAFSSAFPMTYDEFVSTWGRGLE